A stretch of the Papaver somniferum cultivar HN1 chromosome 6, ASM357369v1, whole genome shotgun sequence genome encodes the following:
- the LOC113289136 gene encoding uncharacterized protein LOC113289136, whose product METSSCDMEMDTAMETENSSNTTKMTNQNNIQDSRTLLSMARQLISEGRASIALQAVVTAVKSEGGDQAVFNTLHRARELYRNKLQANSAADQLASLFAECAIAEANPLGAASPVSYTGQRALIVTPDANGDSILAKSGRKQIMLDAFSDGSSFICLQCGGLVSNNRKDEHLAYWCCKI is encoded by the exons ATGGAAACATCATCTTGTGATATGGAGATGGACACGGCAATGGAAACGGAGAATtcatcaaacacaacaaaaaTGACCAATCAGAACAACATTCAAGATAGTAGAACTTTACTATCAATGGCCCGACAGCTTATTTCTGAAGGCAGAGCTTCTATTGCTCTTCAAGCG GTGGTTACAGCAGTGAAGTCAGAAGGAGGTGATCAAGCTGTATTCAATACATTGCATCGTGCTCGTGAGTTATACAGAAACAAGTTGCAAGCAAATTCTGCTGCGGATCAACTGGCTTCATTGTTTGCTGAGTGTGCAATTGCTGAAGCAAATCCATTGGGAGCTGCATCACCAGTGTCTTACACTGGGCAAAGAGCTTTGATTGTTACACCAGATGCTAATGGGGACTCCATACTTGCAAAAAGTGGCAGAAAGCAAATTATGTTGGATGCATTCTCGGATGGAAGCAGCTTTATCTGTTTACAGTGTGGAGGGCTTGTGAGTAACAACCGCAAGGATGAACATCTGGCGTACTGGTGTTGCAAGATTTGA